The following are encoded in a window of Streptomyces sp. Go-475 genomic DNA:
- a CDS encoding DUF3311 domain-containing protein — protein sequence MSQAPEASRGPVVTPMRVVIALCLIAPFVAMLWVGSYAKTDPAFIGIPFFYWYQMAWVLISTALTMIAYKLWQRDQRARRGGTR from the coding sequence ATGTCGCAAGCCCCAGAAGCCAGCAGAGGGCCGGTGGTGACGCCGATGCGCGTCGTCATCGCCCTCTGTCTCATAGCGCCCTTCGTGGCCATGCTGTGGGTCGGCTCGTACGCCAAGACCGACCCGGCCTTCATCGGCATCCCGTTCTTCTACTGGTACCAGATGGCGTGGGTGCTGATCTCCACCGCGCTGACGATGATCGCCTACAAGCTGTGGCAGCGTGACCAGCGCGCCCGTCGGGGAGGTACGCGATGA
- a CDS encoding ribonucleoside-diphosphate reductase subunit alpha, protein MTIAPADPVSAAEETAEEAAGEAHDAPGAALLRTLTELTADLPDADPGRVAAAALRGRSAQADETELRELATEAAAGLISEDPAYSRLAARLLTIGIREEAASQGVTSFTESVAVGHREGLVADRTAEFVRLHAARLDALIDTAADDRFGYFGLRTLHSRYLLRHPITRKVIETPQHFLLRVASGLAEDDTARAVDEVAALYGLMSRLDYLPSSPTLFNSGTRHPQMSSCYLLDSPKDELDSIYDRYHQVARLSKHAGGIGIAYSRIRARGSLIRGTNGHSNGIVPFLKTLDASVAAVNQGGRRKGAAAVYLETWHSDIEEFLELRDNTGEDARRTHNLNLAHWVPDEFMRRVNADAQWSLFSPADVPELVDLWGEEFDTAYRAAEAKGLARKTLPARELYGRMMRTLAQTGNGWMTFKDAANRTANQTAEPGHVVHSSNLCTEILEVTSDGETAVCNLGSVNLGAFVSGGDIDWERLDETVRTAVTFLDRVVDINFYPTEQAGRSNARWRPVGLGAMGLQDVFFQLRLPFDSPEAKALSTRIAERIMLAAYEASADLAERNGPLPAWEKTRTARGVLHPDHYGVELTWPERWAALRERIATTGMRNSLLLAIAPTATIASIAGVYECIEPQVSNLFKRETLSGEFLQVNSYLVDELKRLGVWDARTREALREANGSVQGFAWIPEDVRALYRTAWEIPQRGLIDMAAARTPFLDQSQSLNLFLETPTIGKLSSMYAYAWKSGLKTTYYLRSRPATRIARAAQAAVPVQATPDPDAVACSLENPESCEACQ, encoded by the coding sequence GTGACCATCGCGCCAGCCGATCCGGTCTCAGCCGCCGAAGAGACCGCCGAAGAAGCCGCCGGGGAAGCGCACGACGCTCCCGGTGCCGCGCTGCTGCGGACCCTGACCGAGCTGACCGCCGACCTCCCCGACGCCGACCCCGGCCGGGTCGCCGCCGCCGCGCTGCGCGGCCGGTCCGCGCAGGCGGACGAGACGGAGTTGCGCGAGCTGGCGACGGAGGCGGCCGCCGGCCTCATCTCCGAGGACCCCGCCTACTCCCGGCTGGCCGCCCGGCTGCTGACCATCGGCATCCGCGAGGAGGCCGCTTCGCAGGGCGTCACGTCCTTCACCGAGTCCGTCGCGGTCGGCCACCGCGAGGGCCTCGTCGCCGACCGCACGGCCGAGTTCGTCCGGCTGCACGCGGCCCGCCTCGACGCGCTGATCGACACGGCCGCCGACGACCGCTTCGGCTACTTCGGCCTGCGCACGCTGCACAGCCGCTACCTGCTCCGGCACCCGATCACCCGCAAGGTGATCGAGACGCCCCAGCACTTCCTGCTGCGCGTGGCGAGCGGCCTCGCCGAGGACGACACCGCACGGGCCGTGGACGAAGTCGCCGCGCTCTACGGGCTCATGAGCCGCCTCGACTACCTCCCCTCCTCCCCCACGCTCTTCAACTCCGGCACCCGGCACCCCCAGATGTCGTCCTGCTACCTCCTCGACTCCCCCAAGGACGAGCTGGACTCCATCTACGACCGCTACCACCAGGTCGCCCGCCTGTCGAAGCACGCCGGCGGCATCGGCATCGCCTACTCCCGCATCCGCGCCCGGGGTTCGCTGATCCGCGGCACGAACGGGCACTCCAACGGCATCGTCCCGTTCCTGAAGACCCTGGACGCCTCGGTCGCCGCCGTGAACCAGGGCGGCCGCCGCAAGGGCGCCGCCGCCGTGTACCTGGAGACCTGGCACTCCGACATCGAGGAGTTCCTGGAGCTGCGCGACAACACCGGCGAGGACGCCCGGCGCACGCACAACCTGAACCTGGCGCACTGGGTGCCGGACGAGTTCATGCGCCGCGTGAACGCCGACGCCCAGTGGTCGCTGTTCTCCCCCGCGGACGTGCCCGAGCTGGTCGACCTGTGGGGCGAGGAGTTCGACACCGCCTACCGGGCCGCCGAGGCGAAGGGCCTCGCGAGGAAGACGCTGCCCGCGCGCGAGCTGTACGGCCGGATGATGCGCACCCTCGCGCAGACCGGCAACGGCTGGATGACCTTCAAGGACGCCGCCAACCGCACCGCCAACCAGACGGCCGAGCCGGGCCACGTCGTCCACTCCTCCAACCTCTGCACGGAGATCCTGGAGGTCACCAGCGACGGCGAGACGGCGGTCTGCAACCTGGGCTCGGTCAACCTCGGCGCGTTCGTGAGCGGCGGGGACATCGACTGGGAGCGCCTGGACGAGACCGTCCGCACGGCCGTGACGTTCCTCGACCGGGTCGTCGACATCAACTTCTACCCGACCGAGCAGGCGGGCCGCTCCAACGCCCGCTGGCGCCCGGTCGGCCTCGGCGCCATGGGCCTGCAGGACGTCTTCTTCCAGCTGCGCCTGCCCTTCGACTCGCCCGAGGCGAAGGCCCTGTCCACCCGCATCGCCGAGCGGATCATGCTCGCCGCGTACGAGGCCTCAGCGGACCTCGCCGAGCGCAACGGCCCGCTCCCGGCCTGGGAGAAGACCCGTACGGCCCGGGGCGTGCTGCACCCCGACCACTACGGCGTGGAGCTGACCTGGCCGGAGCGCTGGGCGGCCCTGCGCGAGCGGATCGCGACGACCGGCATGCGCAACTCCCTGCTCCTCGCCATCGCCCCCACGGCGACGATCGCGTCGATCGCGGGCGTGTACGAGTGCATCGAGCCGCAGGTGTCCAACCTGTTCAAGCGGGAGACGCTGTCCGGCGAGTTCCTCCAGGTCAACTCCTACCTGGTGGACGAGCTGAAGCGGCTCGGCGTGTGGGACGCCCGCACCCGGGAGGCCCTGCGCGAGGCCAACGGCTCGGTGCAGGGCTTCGCCTGGATCCCCGAGGACGTCCGCGCGCTCTACCGCACGGCCTGGGAGATCCCGCAGCGCGGCCTGATCGACATGGCGGCGGCCAGGACCCCGTTCCTGGACCAGTCCCAGTCCCTGAACCTCTTCCTGGAGACGCCGACCATCGGCAAGCTCTCCTCGATGTACGCCTACGCCTGGAAGTCCGGGCTGAAGACGACGTACTACCTGCGCTCGCGCCCGGCGACCCGCATCGCCCGCGCCGCCCAGGCCGCTGTCCCCGTGCAGGCCACCCCGGACCCCGACGCGGTCGCCTGCTCCCTGGAAAACCCCGAGTCCTGCGAGGCCTGCCAGTAA
- a CDS encoding helix-turn-helix domain-containing protein: MLQNVAAVLLHGVNPFELGVVCEVFGTDRSDDGLPVYDFAVASAEGPALRMTSGFSLRVEHGLERLETADLIAVPAGHSYATRDFPPDLLAALRRGVDRGARVLSVCSGAYVLAAAGLLDGRRCAVHWKHAEDLARQYPRAVVEPDVLYVDEDPVITSAGTAAGIDACLHLVRKEQGSEVANKIARRMVVPPHRDGGQAQYIERPLPLPEADTIGELLAWLERHLDEEVTVEQLAARAHMSPRTFARRFQQETGTTPYRWVLRQRVLLAQRLLEATDETMDAIAGRTGFGNAAALRHHFVRAVGTTPNAYRRTFRGPEAA, encoded by the coding sequence ATGCTCCAGAACGTGGCCGCCGTCCTGCTCCACGGCGTGAACCCCTTCGAACTCGGCGTGGTGTGCGAGGTCTTCGGCACCGACCGCAGCGACGACGGCCTGCCGGTGTACGACTTCGCCGTCGCCTCGGCCGAGGGCCCGGCCCTGCGCATGACCTCGGGCTTCTCCCTGCGGGTCGAGCACGGCCTGGAGCGGCTGGAGACGGCCGATCTGATCGCCGTGCCGGCCGGGCACAGCTATGCGACCAGGGACTTCCCGCCGGACCTGCTGGCCGCCCTGCGGCGCGGAGTGGACCGCGGGGCCCGGGTGCTCAGCGTCTGCTCCGGCGCCTACGTGCTGGCCGCGGCCGGGCTGCTGGACGGGCGGCGCTGCGCCGTGCACTGGAAGCACGCGGAGGACCTCGCCCGGCAGTACCCGCGCGCGGTCGTCGAGCCGGACGTGCTCTACGTCGACGAGGACCCGGTGATCACCTCCGCCGGCACGGCCGCCGGCATCGACGCCTGCCTGCACCTGGTGCGCAAGGAGCAGGGCTCCGAGGTCGCCAACAAGATCGCCCGGCGGATGGTGGTGCCCCCGCACCGCGACGGCGGCCAGGCCCAGTACATCGAGCGTCCGCTGCCGCTCCCCGAGGCCGACACGATCGGCGAGCTGCTGGCCTGGCTGGAGCGGCACCTCGACGAGGAGGTCACCGTCGAGCAGCTGGCCGCCCGGGCCCACATGTCCCCGCGCACCTTCGCCCGCCGCTTCCAGCAGGAGACCGGGACGACTCCCTACCGCTGGGTCCTGCGCCAGCGCGTGCTGCTGGCCCAGCGGCTGCTGGAGGCGACGGACGAGACGATGGACGCGATCGCCGGTCGAACGGGGTTCGGCAACGCGGCCGCGCTGCGCCACCACTTCGTCCGGGCCGTGGGCACGACACCGAACGCCTACCGGCGGACCTTCAGAGGCCCCGAAGCGGCCTGA
- a CDS encoding sodium:solute symporter family protein codes for MKDGVNGVALAVFIFFFLLVTVMGFLAARWRKAENEHSLDEWGLGGRSFGTWITWFLLGGDLYTAYTFVAVPAAIYAAGAAGFFAVPYTILVYPLIFTFLPRLWSVSHKHGYVTTSDFVRGRFGSKGLSLAVALTGILATMPYIALQLVGIQAVLDVMGVGGGENTNWFIKDLPLLIAFGVLAAYTYSSGLRAPALIAFVKDTLIYIVIAVAIIYIPIKLGGFDDIFAKASEAYGQTNPATGAPRGALVPPEAGQWTYATLALGSALALFMYPHSITATLSSKSREVIRRNTTILPLYSLMLGLLALLGFMAIAAGVKVQNGQLAIPQLFETMFPDWFAGVAFAAIGIGALVPAAIMSIAAANLFTRNIYKDFIKPDATPAQETKVSKLVSLLVKVGALAFVLTMDKTVAINFQLLGGIWILQTFPALVGGLFTRWFHRWALLAGWAVGMIYGTVAAYGVASPTQKHFGGSSKEIPGIGEIGYIGLTAFVLNVVVTVVLTFVLKALKAPDGVDETKPEDYTADAGDPGVQVELPPATAGSAH; via the coding sequence ATGAAGGACGGCGTGAACGGCGTCGCGCTCGCCGTCTTCATCTTCTTCTTCCTGCTCGTCACGGTCATGGGCTTCCTGGCCGCGCGCTGGCGCAAGGCCGAGAACGAGCACAGCCTGGACGAGTGGGGCCTGGGCGGCCGCTCGTTCGGCACCTGGATCACCTGGTTCCTGCTCGGCGGCGACCTGTACACGGCCTACACCTTCGTCGCCGTCCCCGCGGCGATCTACGCGGCGGGCGCGGCCGGCTTCTTCGCGGTGCCCTACACGATCCTGGTGTACCCACTGATCTTCACGTTCCTGCCGCGTCTGTGGTCGGTCTCCCACAAGCACGGCTACGTGACGACCTCCGACTTCGTGCGCGGCCGCTTCGGCTCCAAGGGCCTCTCCCTGGCGGTGGCGCTGACCGGCATCCTCGCGACCATGCCGTACATCGCGCTCCAACTGGTCGGCATCCAGGCCGTGCTGGACGTGATGGGCGTCGGCGGCGGCGAGAACACCAACTGGTTCATCAAGGACCTGCCGCTGCTGATCGCGTTCGGCGTGCTGGCGGCCTACACGTACTCGTCGGGTCTGCGGGCACCCGCGCTCATCGCGTTCGTGAAGGACACGCTGATCTACATCGTCATCGCGGTGGCGATCATCTACATCCCGATCAAGCTGGGCGGCTTCGACGACATCTTCGCCAAGGCGAGCGAGGCGTACGGCCAGACCAACCCGGCGACGGGCGCGCCGCGCGGTGCGCTGGTGCCGCCGGAGGCGGGCCAGTGGACCTACGCCACACTGGCGTTGGGCTCCGCCCTGGCCCTGTTCATGTACCCGCACTCCATCACGGCGACGCTGTCCTCGAAGAGCCGCGAGGTGATCCGCCGCAACACCACGATCCTGCCGCTGTACTCGCTGATGCTGGGCCTGCTCGCGCTGCTCGGCTTCATGGCGATCGCGGCCGGGGTCAAGGTGCAGAACGGGCAGCTGGCGATCCCGCAGCTGTTCGAGACGATGTTCCCGGACTGGTTCGCGGGCGTCGCGTTCGCGGCGATCGGCATCGGCGCGCTGGTGCCGGCGGCCATCATGTCCATCGCGGCCGCGAACCTCTTCACGCGCAACATCTACAAGGACTTCATCAAGCCGGACGCGACGCCCGCGCAGGAGACCAAGGTCTCCAAGCTGGTGTCCCTGCTGGTGAAGGTGGGCGCGCTGGCCTTCGTCCTCACCATGGACAAGACGGTCGCCATCAACTTCCAGCTGCTGGGCGGCATCTGGATCCTGCAGACCTTCCCGGCCCTGGTCGGCGGCCTGTTCACGCGCTGGTTCCACCGCTGGGCGCTGCTCGCGGGCTGGGCGGTCGGCATGATCTACGGCACGGTCGCCGCGTACGGCGTCGCCTCGCCGACCCAGAAGCACTTCGGCGGCTCCTCCAAGGAGATCCCCGGCATCGGCGAGATCGGCTACATCGGCCTCACGGCGTTCGTCCTGAACGTGGTGGTGACGGTGGTCCTGACCTTCGTCCTCAAGGCCCTGAAGGCCCCCGACGGCGTCGACGAGACCAAGCCGGAGGACTACACGGCCGACGCGGGCGACCCCGGGGTGCAGGTGGAACTCCCGCCCGCCACCGCCGGTTCCGCGCACTGA
- a CDS encoding cytochrome P450, giving the protein MTVESVKPEAPLVRELREPPRAGGGVPVLGHGWKLVRDPLAFMSRLRDHGEVVRLKLGPKTVHAVTTPALTGALALSNDFIIAGPLWESLEGLLGKEGVATANGPRHRRQRRTIQPAFRLDAIPAYGPIMEEEAHALTERWKPGETIDCTSESFRVAVRIAARCLLRGDYMDERAERLCVALATVFRGMYRRMVVPLGPLYRLPLPANREFNRALADLHLLVDEIVAERRASGQKPDDLLTALLEAKDENGDPIGEQEIHDQVVAILTPGSETVASTIMWLLHMLAEHPEHADRVRDEVEAVTGGRPVAFADVRGLRHTNNVVVESMRLSPAVWILTRRAVRDTELGGYRIPAGADIIYSPYAIQRDPKSYDRHLEFDPDRWLPDRVKDIPKHAMSPFSTGNRKCPSDHFSMAQLTLITAALATKYRFEQVPGSNDGTRVGITLRPHRLLLRPVPR; this is encoded by the coding sequence ATGACCGTCGAGTCTGTGAAGCCCGAGGCACCCCTGGTCCGGGAGCTGCGCGAGCCGCCCCGGGCGGGCGGCGGGGTCCCCGTCCTCGGTCACGGCTGGAAGCTGGTGCGCGACCCGCTGGCGTTCATGTCCCGGCTGCGCGACCACGGCGAGGTGGTCCGGCTGAAGCTCGGCCCGAAGACGGTCCACGCCGTCACCACCCCGGCGCTGACCGGCGCGCTGGCGCTGAGCAACGACTTCATCATCGCCGGGCCGCTGTGGGAGTCCCTGGAGGGCCTGCTCGGCAAGGAGGGCGTGGCCACGGCGAACGGCCCGCGCCACCGGCGCCAGCGGCGCACCATCCAGCCCGCCTTCCGGCTCGACGCCATCCCCGCCTACGGGCCGATCATGGAGGAGGAGGCGCACGCGCTGACCGAGCGCTGGAAACCCGGCGAGACCATCGACTGCACCTCCGAGTCCTTCCGGGTGGCCGTGCGCATCGCGGCCCGCTGCCTGCTGCGCGGCGACTACATGGACGAGCGGGCGGAGCGGCTGTGCGTCGCGCTCGCCACGGTCTTCCGCGGCATGTACCGGCGGATGGTGGTGCCCCTCGGACCGCTGTACAGGCTGCCTCTCCCGGCCAACCGTGAATTCAACCGGGCATTGGCCGATTTGCATCTCCTGGTCGACGAGATCGTCGCCGAGCGCCGCGCATCCGGTCAAAAGCCGGACGATTTGCTGACGGCATTGCTGGAGGCGAAGGACGAGAATGGAGATCCCATCGGGGAACAGGAGATCCACGATCAGGTCGTCGCGATCCTCACCCCCGGCAGCGAAACCGTGGCCTCCACGATCATGTGGCTGCTGCATATGCTCGCGGAACACCCTGAACACGCAGACCGGGTGCGCGACGAAGTGGAAGCAGTCACCGGTGGTCGGCCGGTGGCATTTGCAGACGTCCGAGGACTCCGGCACACCAACAATGTCGTCGTCGAGTCCATGCGTTTGAGCCCGGCCGTCTGGATTCTGACCCGCCGGGCGGTGCGGGACACGGAACTCGGCGGTTACCGCATTCCGGCCGGGGCGGACATCATCTACAGCCCGTACGCGATCCAGCGCGACCCGAAGTCGTACGACCGGCACCTGGAGTTCGACCCGGACCGCTGGCTTCCGGACCGGGTCAAGGACATCCCGAAGCACGCCATGAGCCCGTTCAGCACCGGCAACCGCAAGTGCCCGAGCGACCACTTCTCGATGGCCCAGCTGACGCTGATCACGGCGGCCCTGGCCACGAAGTACCGCTTCGAGCAGGTGCCGGGCTCGAACGACGGCACGCGCGTCGGCATCACGCTCCGGCCGCACCGGCTGCTGCTGCGGCCGGTGCCGAGGTGA
- a CDS encoding GNAT family N-acetyltransferase, giving the protein MDLLIRPAEPTEYEALGDITAHAYLQDGLLDFGESDAYLHELRDVAKRAAAAEVLVALRGGELLGGVTFVPSGGPMADIARPGEAEIRMLAVSHRARGQGAGEALVRSCIDRARATEGCVRIVLSTQRTMHSAHRIYERLGFVRTPERDWNPLPHLDDITLLTYELTL; this is encoded by the coding sequence ATGGACCTTCTCATCCGCCCCGCCGAACCCACCGAGTACGAAGCGCTCGGCGACATCACCGCCCACGCCTACCTCCAGGACGGCCTCCTCGACTTCGGTGAGAGCGACGCGTACCTCCACGAGCTGAGGGACGTCGCCAAACGGGCAGCCGCCGCCGAGGTCCTGGTCGCGCTCCGGGGCGGCGAACTGCTCGGCGGCGTCACCTTCGTGCCGTCCGGCGGCCCCATGGCCGACATAGCCCGCCCCGGCGAGGCCGAGATCCGCATGCTCGCCGTTTCCCATCGGGCCCGCGGGCAGGGCGCCGGCGAGGCCCTGGTCCGCTCCTGCATCGACCGGGCACGGGCCACGGAGGGCTGCGTCCGGATCGTGCTGTCGACCCAGCGGACCATGCACTCCGCCCACCGCATCTACGAACGTCTGGGCTTCGTCCGCACGCCGGAGCGGGACTGGAACCCGCTCCCGCACCTGGACGACATCACGCTGCTCACTTACGAGTTGACGCTCTGA
- a CDS encoding ribonucleotide-diphosphate reductase subunit beta, protein MPSNQNLLDPGFELTLRPMRYPDFYERYRDAIKNTWTVEEVDLHSDVADLAKLSPAEQHLIGRLVAFFATGDSIVANNLVLTLYKHINSPEARLYLSRQLFEEAVHVQFYLTLLDTYLPDPEDRAAAFAAVENIPSIREKAEFCFRWMDSVEQLDRLESQADRRRFLLNLICFAACIEGLFFYGAFAYVYWFRSRGLLHGLATGTNWVFRDETMHMSFAFDVVDTVRKEEPELFDDRLRQEVTDMLREAVEAELQFARDLCGDGLPGMNTESMRQYLECVADQRLTRLGFAPVYGSENPFSFMELQGVQELTNFFERRPSAYQVAVEGTVDLDEDF, encoded by the coding sequence ATGCCCAGCAACCAGAATCTCCTCGACCCCGGCTTCGAGCTGACGCTCCGCCCCATGCGCTACCCGGACTTCTACGAGCGCTACCGGGACGCCATCAAGAACACCTGGACCGTGGAGGAGGTCGACCTCCACTCGGACGTCGCCGACCTCGCCAAGCTCTCCCCCGCCGAGCAGCACCTGATCGGCCGGCTGGTCGCGTTCTTCGCCACCGGCGACTCGATCGTCGCGAACAACCTGGTGCTGACGCTGTACAAGCACATCAACTCCCCCGAGGCGCGGCTGTACCTGAGCCGCCAGCTCTTCGAGGAGGCCGTGCACGTCCAGTTCTATCTGACGCTGCTCGACACCTACCTCCCCGACCCGGAGGACCGGGCGGCGGCCTTCGCGGCGGTGGAGAACATCCCGTCCATCCGGGAGAAGGCGGAGTTCTGCTTCAGGTGGATGGACTCGGTCGAGCAGCTCGACCGGCTGGAGTCCCAGGCCGACCGCCGCCGCTTCCTGCTCAACCTCATCTGCTTCGCCGCGTGCATCGAGGGCCTGTTCTTCTACGGCGCCTTCGCCTACGTGTACTGGTTCCGCAGCCGGGGCCTGCTGCACGGCCTGGCCACCGGCACCAACTGGGTGTTCCGCGACGAGACCATGCACATGTCGTTCGCGTTCGACGTGGTCGACACCGTCCGCAAGGAGGAGCCGGAGCTGTTCGACGACCGGCTCCGGCAGGAGGTGACGGACATGCTCCGCGAGGCCGTCGAGGCCGAGCTGCAGTTCGCGCGCGACCTGTGCGGTGACGGCCTCCCGGGCATGAACACCGAGTCGATGCGGCAGTACCTGGAGTGCGTCGCCGACCAGCGGCTCACCCGCCTCGGCTTCGCTCCGGTGTACGGCTCGGAGAACCCCTTCTCCTTCATGGAGCTCCAGGGGGTTCAGGAGCTGACCAACTTCTTCGAGCGGCGGCCCTCCGCGTACCAGGTGGCGGTGGAGGGCACCGTCGACCTGGACGAGGACTTCTGA
- the cyc1 gene encoding epi-isozizaene synthase gives MHALSHGTTSAPTTIAVPPSLSLPVIEAAFPRQLHPYWPKCQEKTRAWLLEKRLMPADKVEEYADGLCYTDLMAGYYIGASDEVMQAIADYSAWFFVWDDRHDRDIVHGRPVAWRRLRDRLHTALDSPEEHLHHEDPLVAGFADSVLRLYAFLPETWNLRFARHFHAVIDAYDREFHNRTHGIVPTVEEYLSLRRLTFAHWIWTDLLEPTAGCELPEAVRKNPAYRRAALLSQEFAAWYNDLCSLPKELAGDEVHNLGISLITHEGLTLEQAVAEVRRRVEECIKEFLDIEREALRFADDLADGTVRGKELSATVRACLSNMRNWFSSVYWFHHESGRYMVDSWDDRSTPPYVNNEAAGEK, from the coding sequence GTGCATGCTTTGTCACACGGCACCACATCGGCACCGACCACGATCGCAGTACCACCGTCGCTCTCCCTACCGGTGATCGAGGCGGCGTTTCCCCGGCAACTCCACCCGTATTGGCCGAAGTGCCAGGAGAAGACCCGGGCCTGGCTCCTGGAAAAACGGCTCATGCCCGCGGACAAGGTGGAGGAATATGCCGACGGCCTGTGCTACACCGACCTCATGGCGGGGTACTACATCGGTGCCTCCGACGAGGTGATGCAGGCGATCGCCGACTACAGCGCCTGGTTCTTCGTCTGGGACGACCGCCACGACCGGGACATCGTGCACGGCCGTCCGGTCGCCTGGCGGCGGCTGCGGGACCGGCTGCACACGGCCCTCGATTCTCCCGAGGAGCACCTGCACCACGAGGACCCACTGGTCGCGGGGTTCGCCGACAGCGTGCTGCGGCTGTACGCGTTCCTGCCGGAGACGTGGAACCTCCGCTTCGCCCGGCACTTCCACGCGGTGATCGACGCCTACGACCGCGAGTTCCACAACCGCACCCACGGCATCGTGCCGACGGTCGAGGAATACCTCAGTCTGCGCCGGCTCACTTTCGCGCACTGGATCTGGACGGATCTGCTGGAACCGACCGCCGGGTGCGAACTCCCGGAGGCGGTGCGGAAAAACCCGGCATACCGCCGGGCGGCACTGCTGAGTCAGGAATTCGCCGCCTGGTACAACGACCTCTGCTCGCTTCCCAAGGAATTAGCGGGCGACGAGGTGCACAATCTGGGAATCAGTCTCATCACCCATGAGGGACTGACCCTGGAACAGGCGGTCGCGGAAGTCAGGCGCCGCGTCGAGGAATGCATCAAGGAATTCCTCGACATCGAGCGGGAGGCCTTGCGGTTCGCCGACGACCTGGCCGACGGCACCGTGCGCGGAAAGGAACTGAGCGCCACCGTTCGGGCCTGCCTGAGCAATATGCGCAACTGGTTCAGTTCGGTCTACTGGTTCCACCACGAGTCCGGCCGGTACATGGTCGACAGCTGGGACGACCGGTCCACGCCCCCGTACGTCAACAACGAAGCGGCAGGTGAGAAATGA